Genomic segment of Pseudothermotoga hypogea DSM 11164 = NBRC 106472:
CGGTAAAGTGACCTTCACTTCAGCCCGCGTGCGGAGTCCATCGTCTGGAACTACGTTCACTTTCTGCGTAACGAACGTGGTGAAGGATGGCTGGGTCTACGATTCAGATGCAAACGTTGAGAGTTGCGATAGCATCTCTGTTCCTTAACATGGAACTGCAGAGAAGATGAAGGGCCGGGCGTGTGTCCGGCCTTTCGTTCAATGAGAATGAGTTGATGAAACATGGCGCTCTTTTCGTCGCGACAAATATGCGATTTTTTGCGGACATGTCCTCTTAAGAATTTCTTTAGGACTGTGAAATAAAAAACGCCGGAGCTTTCGCCCCGGCCAATGGGTGGGTCTATCTCATCCGCCTACGTGCTTGATACCTGCTTCTATGGCCTCGATGTTGAGTTTCAAAAGGGAGGAACCTTTCTCACCGAGCTTGTACTGCAAAGCAGACACGATAGAATCTTTTCTCACGCAATTCGTCACAGCGATGATCGCACCGAGCATCACCATGTTGGCGACCCTGAGGTTACCAATCTTATCTGCGATCTCGTTTGCAGGTACTTCGACTATTTTGATGTCGTTTCGGTTCGGCCTTCGATCGATCACAGAAGAGTTCAGAAAAAGAAAGCCACTCTTCTTCAACCTGGGTTCGAACTTCAAAAGTGAAGGTATGTTCATGGCAACAACTACATCCGGATTGTCAACAATCGGCGATGCAACAGGTTCATCGCTTATGACCACCGTGCAGTTCGCCGTGCCACCGCGCATCTCTGGACCATAGGAAGGAAACCAAGTCACGTTCTTGCCTTCCTGCATTCCAGCCTGAGCCAAGATCTGACCCATCAACATGACGCCTTGTCCACCGAAGCCAGCAAGTACGAAGCTCAACGTCATTTCTCTTCACCGACCTTGTCGATGAACACTCCCAAGGGATACTCTTTCACCATGTGCTCGTCGACCCATCGACCCGCTTTGAGCGGATCCATACCCCAGTTCGTTGGACACGTGGAGAGCACCTCAACCAAACCGAAACCGATGTCTTTCAGCTGCGCGAGAAATGCTTTCTTGATGTGTTTCTTCGTGTTGATCACATCTTTCGGTGTGTTCACCTTCGTACGTGCCAGGTAAGCAACACCCCTCAGTTCTTTCAAAACTTCGCACACGTGTATGGGATAACCTTCGCGCTCGGGAGTCCGACCGTAAGGAGACGTCGTCGTCTTCATGCCCAGGAGGGTCGTCGGTGCCATCTGGCCTCCCGTCATACCGTATATGGCGTTGTTGATGAAGATCGTTGTCACTCTTTCTCCACGGTTCGCCGCATGGATCGTTTCGGCGGTACCTATGGCTGCGAGGTCTCCATCGCCTTGATAGGTGAAAACCACCAGATCAGGTCTTGCCCTCTTCATGCCTGTCGCCACGGCGAGTGCCCTTCCATGTGCAGCCACCGTACCATCCAAATCGAAGAATTCGTAAGCGAAAACAGAACAACCAACCGGAGCAACGATTATGGTCTTCTCCCTTATTCCGAGCTCGTCAATAACCTCTGCGATGAGCCTGTGCACGATGCCGTGGTGACAGCCCGGACAGTACGAAAACTGCTTCTTACTCAACGACTCAGGCATTTTGTAAGCAACTTTGTATTCCATCGTCAGCGCCTCCCAACGAGTTGCATCAAGTGGTCGAGAATCTCTCCAGGTGTTGGAACGACTCCGGCCATGCGGCCGTAAAACTCTATGCGGGTCAATCTCAACGCCGCGAGTTTCACATCTTCGAGCATCTGGCCCGAACTCATTTCAACGGTGAGGATCAGAGAGACGCGCTTCGCAAGCTCTTCGAGAGGCTTGTAAGGATACGGGTACAAGGTTATGGGTCTGAACAAACCAACCTTCAAACCGGCCTCTCGCGCCATCTTCACCACACTCTTGCATATTCTTCCCACGGTTCCATATGCGGCAAGAAGTATTTCGGCGTCCTCGGTCTGGAACTCCTCCCACCTTGGCTCTTCCTGCTCCATCTTTCTGTACTTTTCCTGAAGTTGAAGATTCATCTTTTCAAGCTCGTAAGGGTCTATGTTGAAAGACGTCACCTTTCTCGGTGGCCTGTCCTTTGCACCTGTGAGTGCCCAGCTGCTGTTGTCGTAACTGACCTGTTTTTCTTCGATCTCCACCGGTTCCATCATCTGACCGAGTAAGCCATCTGCAAGTACCAGCGCGGGGTTTCTGTACTTGTCAGCCAACTCGAACGCAAGTTCGGTGAGAGTCACTGCCTCTTGAACCGTGGAAGGTGCCAAGACGATCAATCTGTAATCACCGTGACCTCCACCTTTGGTCGCTTGAAAGTAGTCTCCTTGAGAAGGCTGAATGTCTCCAAGGCCCGGTCCACCGCGGACGATGTTTACAAACACTGCTGGGAGCTGCGCACACGCTATGTAAGAGATTCCTTCTTGCATGAGACTGAAACCGGGAGAAGAAGTCGAAGTCATCGCACGCTTTCCGACGCTCGCCGCACCGTAGATCATGTTCACTGCTGCGACCTCGCTCTCAGCCTGCAGGAAACAACCTCCCACCTCGGGCAAGCGCCTGGCCATGTACTCCGTCAGTTCGTTCTGGGGCGTGATGGGATAGCCAAAGAAATTCCTGCAGCCTGCCATGATGGCAGCTTCACCAATCGCTTCTGTACCTTTCATCATGATCTTCTTCATTGTGTTTCACCTCTCACGGGTGTGAGCCTGTAGACGGTTATGCACACATCCGGGCACATCATGTAACAAAAACCACAACCAATGCACTTGCCTTCAGGATCGTTCGGTTCCGCGGGATGATAACCTTTGCTGTTGAAACGTTCGGAAAACCTTATGATCCTCTGTGGACAAACGTTTATGCACAGTCCACAACCCTTGCACCTTTCTTCATCTATCTCGATGTAAGCTTTCTTCAAAACGGTTCCTCCTTTCCGATCAGATACCTCTTTATTCTGAACGTCTCGAACTCACCTCTGTAATCCAAAGGCTCCGCGACGACGTTGAACGCAACAGGAATAGACATCATCTTGGAAACCTCTTTGACGATCTCTTCACCTTCTCTGACCACATCAACCGTGGTTTGACTCGCGAGGTTGCTGTTGTTTATCAGATAGTTCACGCTGATCGATGCGGCACGCTGGATTCTCTCAATATGTTCACAAATCTTTTCTGCCGTCTCGCAGAATGGTCTTCGAACGTTCACGACGAAGTAGACGTCAGCATCCGAGAGATGCTCCTTCAACGATCCAAGCACGATACTACCTTTCTCATCGCCACCGACATCGAGCACGACCAAATAATCTGGATTCTGAAGATAACCCATCACGCTCGCATCGATCAACGGAAGATCAGCCCTCATAAACTGTTCAGCGGGAGTCAAGACTCGGATCCCCTTCTTCTCGAGCATGTCTTTGAATTCTCGAACCCTGAAGTAACTCGCGGTCACATCGACATCGGCGATGGCAACCCGCACGCCGTTGACCTTACTTTTTATGGCAAAATTCATCGCGATCTCGGTTTTTCCAGATCCGTAAAGACCTAAGAAGACTTTGTTCTTTGCCATTTCTCCGCCTCTTCCTTGTAGCTTTTGCTTTTTTCCTCGCCCTTGAGCACTCTCAAAACACCGAGTGCCAACGCCCTTTCCTCGTCACCACCGGGATACACCAGAACAGGTGCTATGAAAGAAACATACTCTTTCAGCCACGGCACCATGTACCTTTGATCGTAAGCGATGCCCCCAGTGAGCACGATGGCATCGACCTCTCCCTTCAGCGCAGCGGCCATCTTGCCTATCCATTTGGCGATCTGAAACGCCATGGCCCTGTAGACTATCTCGGCTTGCTGATCACCTTTGCTGATTCTTTCCTGAACAGTCACAGCGCTGTTCGTTCCAAGGTACGCCACGAGTCCTCCGTTGCCCTTAATGCGTTTCAGTATCCATTCTTTGGTGTATTTACCACTGAAGCACAGATCTACGAGCTGGGTCAGTGGCAACGTACCACTGCGCTCCGGCGTGAAAGGACCATCTCCATCCAATGCGTTGTTCACATCGACCACTCTGCCCTTCATGTGTGCACCAATCGATATTCCACCACCCATGTGAACCACGATCAAATTGACATCCTCATACCTTTTTCCAAGCTCAGCTGCGGCACGTCGCGCCACGGCCTTCTGATTCAGCGCATGGAAAATCGATTTCCTTTCGAATTCTGGATGACCCGAGATTCTTGCAACGTCCCACATCTCGTCGACAACCACTGGATCAACGATGTAGGCTTTCACGCCAGCCAATTTCGCTATTTCGTGTGCCAACACAGCTCCAAGGTTCGAAGCGTGCTCACCATACTTGGCTTGTCTCAGTTCTTCGAGCATCGTCTCGTCCACTTCGTACGTACCCGAAGGTATGGGCCTGATCAATCCTCCACGACCAACCACAGCCGAGAAATCGTTCGGACTGTAACCAGATTTCTCGAGGAACTCCAAAAGCGCCTTCTTGCGAAATTCGTACTGATCGAACAGATGAGCATATTTTGAAAGCTCACCGGCGTCATGGTAGATCGTTTGAGAAACTTTGCAATCTTCATCCTCGAATATCGCAAGCTTCGTCGAAGTGGAACCGGGATTGATCACCAAGATTCTGAACATTCTCCACACCTCTTCAAGACAAACTCGCGGCGAGTGCTATGGAATAAAGCTTGGTTTTGTCCGAATCAGCCCTCGATGTCAAGACGATCGGGATCCTCGCTCCCAAGATCACGGACGCAACGGTTGCGTTCGCAAAGAACACCAAAGCTTTGTAAAGAACGTTGCCGGCTTCTATGTCTGGCATGATGAGTATGTCAGCATCTCCTGCCACAACGCTTTCTATCTTCTTGTGTCTTGCCGCATCTTTAGAAATCGCGTTGTCCAGAGCGAACGGTCCATCGACGACACAACCTTTTATCTGACCACGA
This window contains:
- a CDS encoding 2-oxoacid:acceptor oxidoreductase family protein translates to MTLSFVLAGFGGQGVMLMGQILAQAGMQEGKNVTWFPSYGPEMRGGTANCTVVISDEPVASPIVDNPDVVVAMNIPSLLKFEPRLKKSGFLFLNSSVIDRRPNRNDIKIVEVPANEIADKIGNLRVANMVMLGAIIAVTNCVRKDSIVSALQYKLGEKGSSLLKLNIEAIEAGIKHVGG
- a CDS encoding thiamine pyrophosphate-dependent enzyme; translation: MEYKVAYKMPESLSKKQFSYCPGCHHGIVHRLIAEVIDELGIREKTIIVAPVGCSVFAYEFFDLDGTVAAHGRALAVATGMKRARPDLVVFTYQGDGDLAAIGTAETIHAANRGERVTTIFINNAIYGMTGGQMAPTTLLGMKTTTSPYGRTPEREGYPIHVCEVLKELRGVAYLARTKVNTPKDVINTKKHIKKAFLAQLKDIGFGLVEVLSTCPTNWGMDPLKAGRWVDEHMVKEYPLGVFIDKVGEEK
- a CDS encoding 3-methyl-2-oxobutanoate dehydrogenase subunit VorB, with protein sequence MKKIMMKGTEAIGEAAIMAGCRNFFGYPITPQNELTEYMARRLPEVGGCFLQAESEVAAVNMIYGAASVGKRAMTSTSSPGFSLMQEGISYIACAQLPAVFVNIVRGGPGLGDIQPSQGDYFQATKGGGHGDYRLIVLAPSTVQEAVTLTELAFELADKYRNPALVLADGLLGQMMEPVEIEEKQVSYDNSSWALTGAKDRPPRKVTSFNIDPYELEKMNLQLQEKYRKMEQEEPRWEEFQTEDAEILLAAYGTVGRICKSVVKMAREAGLKVGLFRPITLYPYPYKPLEELAKRVSLILTVEMSSGQMLEDVKLAALRLTRIEFYGRMAGVVPTPGEILDHLMQLVGRR
- a CDS encoding 4Fe-4S dicluster domain-containing protein; protein product: MKKAYIEIDEERCKGCGLCINVCPQRIIRFSERFNSKGYHPAEPNDPEGKCIGCGFCYMMCPDVCITVYRLTPVRGETQ
- the buk gene encoding butyrate kinase → MFRILVINPGSTSTKLAIFEDEDCKVSQTIYHDAGELSKYAHLFDQYEFRKKALLEFLEKSGYSPNDFSAVVGRGGLIRPIPSGTYEVDETMLEELRQAKYGEHASNLGAVLAHEIAKLAGVKAYIVDPVVVDEMWDVARISGHPEFERKSIFHALNQKAVARRAAAELGKRYEDVNLIVVHMGGGISIGAHMKGRVVDVNNALDGDGPFTPERSGTLPLTQLVDLCFSGKYTKEWILKRIKGNGGLVAYLGTNSAVTVQERISKGDQQAEIVYRAMAFQIAKWIGKMAAALKGEVDAIVLTGGIAYDQRYMVPWLKEYVSFIAPVLVYPGGDEERALALGVLRVLKGEEKSKSYKEEAEKWQRTKSS